In Vicinamibacterales bacterium, the following proteins share a genomic window:
- the pflA gene encoding pyruvate formate-lyase-activating protein, which translates to MPDTQTISPPPLEARSPFELRINLGTQVPETDVRGALATGDMGFLHSFTTGATVDGPGVRVVAWTAGCMFRCLYCHNPDTWTMSNGIPVTIETATDELRKYQHGLKIMGGGFTLSGGEPLMQHRFAVKLFAAAKSMGIHTALDTNGFYGAKLSDAELDSIDLVLLDLKAWDPELHTRLTGMDNAPTLEFARRLAALKRPMWIRFVLVEGVTDNPADIASLARFAAGLGTVQRVDVLPFHQMGKYKWKQLNIPYALADADPPSRALVEKTIGIFRNAGLRTV; encoded by the coding sequence ATGCCAGACACACAGACCATTTCGCCGCCGCCGCTCGAGGCGAGGAGCCCGTTCGAACTGCGGATCAACCTCGGCACCCAGGTTCCCGAAACCGACGTTCGCGGCGCGCTCGCCACCGGCGACATGGGCTTCCTCCATTCGTTCACGACCGGCGCGACGGTCGACGGTCCTGGCGTGCGGGTCGTGGCCTGGACCGCCGGCTGCATGTTCCGGTGCCTCTACTGCCACAACCCCGACACCTGGACGATGAGCAACGGCATCCCCGTGACCATCGAGACGGCGACCGACGAGCTGCGCAAGTACCAGCACGGGCTCAAGATCATGGGCGGCGGCTTCACGCTGAGCGGCGGCGAGCCGTTGATGCAGCACCGCTTCGCGGTGAAGCTCTTCGCAGCGGCGAAGTCGATGGGCATCCACACCGCGCTCGACACCAACGGCTTCTACGGCGCCAAACTCAGTGACGCCGAGCTCGATTCGATCGATCTCGTCCTGCTCGACCTCAAGGCATGGGATCCCGAGCTGCACACGCGCCTCACCGGCATGGACAACGCGCCGACCCTGGAATTCGCGCGGCGTCTCGCAGCGCTCAAGCGGCCGATGTGGATCCGCTTCGTGCTCGTGGAGGGGGTGACCGACAACCCGGCCGACATCGCCAGCCTCGCTCGATTCGCCGCCGGACTTGGCACGGTGCAACGTGTCGACGTGCTGCCGTTTCATCAGATGGGAAAGTACAAGTGGAAGCAGCTCAACATCCCCTACGCGCTCGCCGACGCCGACCCGCCGTCGCGGGCGCTCGTCGAGAAGACGATCGGCATCTTCCGCAACGCGGGCCTGAGGACGGTGTGA
- a CDS encoding carbonic anhydrase — translation MAADGHAAPAITADEALTRLQDGNARFVRGDARFPTVQKEILAGLASGQHPYATILGCSDSRVPPELVFDAGFGELFIIRVAGNVVSTEIMGTIQYAGVHLQTPLFVVLGHQRCGAVAAALAARHDGASHPERISRLLDSIQPGLDGLDPSQPPAALLDSAVEANVRWSMRQLLETEEGQARLREGRLKLVGAIYELETGRVRFLE, via the coding sequence ATGGCTGCTGACGGACACGCCGCGCCAGCCATCACGGCAGACGAGGCGCTGACGCGCCTTCAGGACGGCAACGCGCGCTTCGTGCGTGGCGACGCGCGGTTCCCGACGGTGCAGAAGGAGATCCTCGCCGGCCTGGCGAGCGGTCAGCATCCTTACGCGACGATTCTCGGCTGCAGCGACTCGCGAGTGCCTCCCGAGCTCGTCTTCGACGCGGGCTTCGGCGAGCTGTTCATCATCCGCGTCGCGGGGAACGTCGTCTCGACGGAGATCATGGGCACGATCCAGTACGCAGGGGTGCATCTGCAGACGCCGCTGTTCGTCGTCCTCGGCCACCAGCGCTGCGGCGCGGTGGCGGCGGCGCTGGCGGCGCGGCACGATGGCGCGAGTCATCCCGAGCGCATCTCGCGCCTGCTTGACAGCATCCAGCCCGGCCTCGACGGCCTCGACCCGTCGCAGCCGCCCGCGGCGCTGCTCGACTCGGCGGTCGAGGCGAACGTGCGCTGGTCGATGCGCCAGCTGCTGGAAACGGAGGAAGGTCAGGCGCGGCTGCGCGAAGGACGCTTGAAGCTGGTGGGGGCGATCTACGAGCTGGAGACCGGCCGCGTGCGCTTTCTCGAGTAG
- a CDS encoding alpha-amylase family glycosyl hydrolase → MPTPRYPSLYQINTRVWLTEIAGRLGRAATLDDVSDEELDRLAQIGFDWVWLLSAWDIGTAGRAVSRSRADWRTEFQAALPDLRDEDIAGSGFAIAGYTAAAGLGGPAALARMRARLRARGLRLMLDFVPNHTALDHPWVEAHPDWYIQGTDADLGREPDNYTRLGDRVFAYGRDPSFAGWPDTLQLDYSNPDTQDAMRGTLAAIAAQCDGVRCDMAMLVLPEVFERTWRRRPQPFWQRAVSEVRTLVPGFCFMAEAYWDLEWRMQQDGFDYVYDKPLYDRLRDRRAGPLRQHLHAGLDYQDKLARFLENHDEPRAAAAFPDDVHQAAAVIAFLSPGLRFFHQGQFEGRRTRISPHLVRAPQETPNQNLRRFYDRLLAVLRRADIREGAWQLLECAPAWDGNATADDFVACAWQGADGSRLLIAVNYGDTAAQCYVRLPWTDLGRTVRFADLTSDARYERAGSDLAARGLYLDLGPWAYHVFETGSA, encoded by the coding sequence ATGCCGACACCACGCTATCCGTCGCTCTATCAGATCAACACCCGCGTCTGGCTGACCGAGATCGCCGGGCGGCTGGGCCGGGCCGCGACGCTCGATGACGTGTCCGACGAAGAGCTCGATCGCCTGGCGCAAATCGGCTTCGACTGGGTGTGGCTCTTGAGCGCCTGGGACATCGGCACCGCCGGGCGGGCCGTCTCACGCAGCCGCGCCGATTGGCGCACCGAGTTCCAGGCGGCGCTTCCCGACCTGCGCGACGAGGACATCGCCGGGTCCGGCTTTGCCATCGCCGGCTACACAGCGGCCGCCGGGCTCGGTGGACCGGCGGCGCTGGCCCGGATGCGCGCGCGGCTGCGGGCGCGCGGTCTGCGGCTGATGCTCGATTTCGTCCCCAACCACACGGCGCTCGATCATCCCTGGGTCGAGGCGCATCCCGATTGGTACATCCAGGGGACGGACGCCGATCTCGGACGCGAACCGGACAACTACACCCGTCTGGGCGATCGCGTGTTCGCGTATGGCCGGGATCCGAGCTTCGCCGGCTGGCCCGATACGCTGCAGCTCGATTACAGCAATCCCGACACGCAGGACGCGATGCGCGGCACGCTCGCCGCGATCGCGGCGCAGTGCGACGGGGTGCGCTGCGACATGGCCATGCTGGTGCTGCCAGAGGTATTCGAGCGCACGTGGCGGCGGCGTCCGCAGCCCTTCTGGCAGCGCGCAGTATCCGAAGTGCGGACCCTCGTCCCAGGGTTCTGCTTCATGGCCGAGGCCTACTGGGATCTCGAATGGCGGATGCAGCAGGACGGCTTCGACTACGTCTACGACAAGCCGCTCTACGATCGGCTGCGCGACCGGCGCGCCGGTCCGCTCCGTCAACACCTGCACGCCGGGCTCGACTACCAGGACAAGCTGGCGCGCTTTCTCGAGAACCACGACGAGCCGCGCGCCGCGGCGGCGTTCCCCGACGACGTCCACCAGGCGGCCGCCGTCATCGCGTTCCTCTCGCCTGGCCTCCGCTTCTTCCATCAGGGGCAGTTCGAAGGCCGCCGCACCCGCATCTCACCGCACCTGGTCCGCGCGCCGCAGGAAACGCCCAACCAGAACCTGCGGCGCTTCTACGACCGCCTGCTGGCGGTGCTCCGCCGCGCCGACATTCGCGAGGGCGCGTGGCAGTTGCTCGAGTGCGCGCCGGCGTGGGACGGCAACGCGACCGCAGACGACTTCGTCGCCTGCGCCTGGCAGGGGGCTGACGGCAGCCGGCTGCTCATCGCCGTCAACTACGGGGACACCGCGGCGCAGTGCTACGTCCGCCTGCCGTGGACTGACCTGGGCCGCACGGTCCGCTTTGCCGACCTGACGAGCGACGCGCGGTATGAGCGCGCCGGCTCCGACCTCGCCGCACGCGGGCTGTATCTCGATCTCGGCCCTTGGGCGTATCACGTGTTCGAAACTGGGTCGGCGTAG